In Nitrospirota bacterium, the DNA window AGTCGCGAATATTGTCCTTGACAGAATGCTCGAAGTTAAGACTAATAACGAACCTTAACCTGCGCTTATATTTACCTCTCCACACATTTGTACTTCTGCTCTATTGGGCTTTTGCACTATGATGCTATTGAACTTTTTGCTTTCTCTTTTTTTCGCTTTGGGTATAATAAGGCGACCGTACCGCTCAACTTTGATTTTTTAGGTTGCTTCATTTAAAGTAGGCTTGAAAAAATAGTGACATCAAGGAGAGAGATTGCCCAATAAATGTTCATATGTTTTTGAAGACAATAACAAAGTAAAAAGTTATTGCGAGCATGAAGTATTTAATGACAGCAAGTATTGCGTATTCCATGATCAACACATTGACCAGAAAAGCGGAAGCTTCGATAGGGCCTTTGAAAAACTGATTAAACACTGTGAAAGAGAAAATGTTAGCCAGTTTGACTTTAAAGGTTTTAAATTTCCGAAATTTAACTTCCAGAAAAAGACATTTAGAAAAAATATTGATTTTAGAGCGGCGGAATTTCTTGGGGATCTGAACTTCGATCACACAAGATTTTTAGGAGAAGTCAATTTTCTCGGGGCAAAATTTCATGGAATATCTAAGTTCCAAGGATCGACTTTTCATGGTAAAGCCAGATTTATGGGCGTTACTTTTAACAAGAAAACTATTTTTGTTGGTGGTGAATTCAAAAAGGATGCTGTTTTTCACGGCTGTAAGTTTATGGAAAATGCTGCTTTTCAGGGTAGGCACTTTTCTTATGTCACTGTTTTTCAAATGAACACATTTTATAAAGATGCAGATTTTCAAAATTGTAATTTTCAAAAAGGTGTAGATTTCAGCAAGACTCTGTTTAGGCAACGTTCAAACTTTAGCAATGCGATATTCAACGATGAAATAAATTTATCAGGAACAAACTTAAAAAAACTAAAGGGATTAAAGGGGGATGGTGTTAATTTTGAGGGCGCAGTATTAGAATCAGCAGAATTCTGGGAATTGCCGAAAATAGAAGAGTGTTCATTTAAAAATGCTTTTCTTATTTCCTGTAATTTTTCACATAAGGAATTTGTTGACTGTGATTTTACAGGGGCGGTCTTTAAAGAAGTATTTACAAAAGGATGGATGCCGGATGAGAAAACAAGGAAAAATACTAAATATGTTTTCACTGATTATGAAATATTAGAAACCATAACCGCAGTCGGATACTATGAAAGAAAATATCAGGCTATATCTACAAGCCGTGTCCCGCTAAAAGGCGATTTCGGCGATGAGGAAAATGTAGACTTTACAATTTTCGAGTTTGCTAAAGAACCATACAAATGGGAATATATATTAGACCTTCCATATGAAATACAAACAGGAATAGTTAACTACATCAATTTCTTCCGGGATTATGTAAGGAGCACTAAAGGGATAGATGTCGATATAGCCACAAATCCTGTTGGTAAAAAAATAAAGCTGTCTTTTATTACTGATGAAAAAAATGGAGAAGAAGTTAAACACTCGTTGAGGCAATACATTCTGAACTTATTTAGACCGTTCAATCAACAATTGGAAATTGAATTTAATAATCCTACGGTAACGGACTACGACAAACAACTATTACTAATTAATTATCAGAATGAACTTCTTAATAACCAAACACGATTAATATTTGCATTGCAAGATTTGAAAGTCCGAGGGAAAACTGCAGAGAGCATTGAGAAGGTAATAACTCAAAATGATAGCAATGACAATAAATTACTACTACAGATGATGGATAAATTGGTAGATAAAGTTGGAGGGACGCCACCAATTACGATAGAAGCAAATGCAACCGCAACTAACACGGCTAATATTTCAGTGAATATTCAAAACAAGAATGAGATAAGGCATTCTCTTGCTGATCTTTACGATGAATTACGTAAGGTTTGTAATGAGAAAAGCAGTAAATTGGCTGATACGCTATGTTCGGAGATTGATACCGCCTTAAATGAAAAGGGTGAAGATGGCAGTATTCTGCAAAGAACGAAAAGCATTCTTTCTGGCGTTGCTCGCTTCGTAGGTAAAGCAGCTGACTACGGCATTAAAAATGTAGACAACATAAGTAAGATATGTGAACAACTTGGGAAATTGCTGCAAGGGTAGTCTATTGCTGGCAAGCGATTTATTCAACGCCGATGATCTGCCCAGGGTCCCGGATGTCTACCGTGAAGCGCCGAAGGCTGAAAGACAGTTGTTTTGATAAAGAAAGAGCAGTGTCTGAATGGAATGACTTTAAGAGACTGAGCTTGTGGAGGGGAAGGGGTAGAATGTGCAGATAAAATATTCAAGGCATATTGAAACAAGAATGGCATTGAGAAATATTGAATATGATCTTCCTAAAGTAATTTATGAAAGCGCGGAAGAAAGATTTTTGGATACTGAATCCGGGCATACGATAGCAATTAAAAAGGTGAAAATATATGGCAAAGAACGGGATGTAATGGTAGCATATAGGCATGAGGATGCAGAGGTTAAGCTTTTGACCATACATCCTCTGAAGGAAGGGCAAAAAGAAAACAGGATTCAATCAGGAAGATGGAGGAAAATATAATGGAAGATTTTAAGGTCTTTTATGATGAAGAAGAAGACATTCTCTATCTCGCAAAAGAGGGTGAAGAATCAGAGGTAGTTGAAATTTCACCGGGTGTAAATATGGAGCTTGACAGCAATGGCAACCTTATAGGGGTTGAACTGTTTAAGGCATCCCGCATGTTTAAGGACGTCATTAAATCTATGGAAAAGAAACTTCAGATTGCATAAGCTTCGCCGCCAAGAGAACAGGACATGAGAAAGATTAGATACAGCGATGTTGATGCGCTTAACACAAAATTTTGTGTCTCTATGGATTCCTGTTCTGGTATAATAATCACAATTTTATTGCTTCATTCTGGACAAGGGAGCGCATATGAAAATACTGATTATCCACGGGCCTAACCTTAATCTCCTCGGAAAGAGGGAAGCGGACATCTACGGAACGATGACGCTTGACGATATAAATAATTTACTCAACCTGCTTGCCAAAGATTTGAGTGTTGAGCTTGAGATCAAACAATCCAATCATGAAGGCGAGATAGTGGACATCATACAAAATTCAAAAGACTATTCTGCCCTTGTCATCAATCCCGCAGCCTACACCCATACGAGTGTCGCGATCAGGGACGCGATAGCCGCTGTTGAGATCCCAACTGTTGAAGTGCATCTGTCAAACATTCACAAGCGGGAAGAATTCAGGCACAATTCACTTATCGCTCCTGTGGCGTACGGGCAGATCTCAGGCTTCGGGTTTGACAGTTACCTGCTCGGTTTGAGGGCAGCGGTGTCAATTGCAAATGCGTGTAACGGCAATTCTTAGAAAGAAACTCCAGCAACAAAAAGTTGACGGAATCCTGATCACCGACCTTCTCAATGTCAGGTATCTCACGGGATTTACCGGCTCCTCGGGTTACGCGCTCGTCACCCGGAAGCAGGCTATTTTCGTGACAGACTTCCGTTATAAGGAACAGTCAAGGCAGGAAGTGAAGGGGTTCAGGACCAGGATAGAGCGCGGGGAGAGGGCAGGGGAGCTTAAAGAGATGGTTGAGTTATTGGGCGTTAAGAAGCTTGGATTTGAGGACCATCACGTTACCTTCGGATTTTACAAGAGACTGCTGCAGAAGAAATTAAGGCTCAAGCCGTTGACCGGTGCGGTTGAATCCCTCAGGATAATAAAATCTCCGGCTGAGCTTGATTGTATCAACAAGGCGATCAGGCGAGCGGAAAGGGCTTTCAGAAAACTTCAGCCTTTTATAAAGGCCGGGACAACCGAGCGAAAACTCGCGCTGAAACTTGAAGAACTTCTGAAAGAAGAAGGTTGCAAAACAATACCTTTCGGGGTTATAGTAGCATCTGGTTTTATGTCGGCGCTTCCTCATGCCAGGCCTACCAACAGGGTGATCAAAAAAGGCGATTTTATAGTCTTTGACTGGGGAGGCGAATATGACGGGTATTATTCCGACATGACAAGGACTGTTGCAGTAGGCGGAAAGGACATTGCAAAACAGAGGGAAATTTACTATATTGTCCTTGAAGCTCAGCGGAAGGCCATCGAAGCGGTCAGGGCCGGAATAAAGGCGACCGTAGTTGACGCCGCGGCGAGAAAGCATATCAAGCAGGAAGGTCACGGCGAGAATTTCGGCCACGGCACAGGCCACGGCGTAGGGCTTGCAGTCCATGAGAAACCTTACATCTCATGGCGCAGCAAGGACATGATTAATGAGGATATGGTTTTCACGATAGAGCCGGGCATATATCTGCCTGGTTTCGGCGGGGTCAGGATAGAGGACATGGTAGTTGTGAAAAAAGATCGCGCAGAGGTCCTGACTGGTCTGCCGAAGAATTTTAAAATTATATAAATTATTTTTTCAGGAGGCATTACTTTGATATCAACAAGCGAATTCAGAAAGGGCGCGAAGCTCAAATACAAGGACGCGCCGCATGAGATCATTGATTTCCAGCATCACAAAATGGGCCGGGGCGGGGCGATCATCAGGACCAAGCTCAAGAACCTGGTTACCGGCAGCATCTTTGAAGACACCTTTAAAGGCGGGGAAAAATTCGAGACCCCGGAACTTGAAGAGAAAGTAGCGCAGTATCTCTACAAGGAGGAAAACTTCTTCTTTTTCATGGACACTGTCAGCTACGAGCAATTCCCTTTGACAGCGGACCAGTTGGGGGATGCTATAAAGTATATAAAAGAGAACATGGAGGTCAAAATGCTTTTTTACAGCGGGGCGCCTCTCTCTGTGGAGATACCCATGTTTGTCGAGCTTGCAATTGTAAAGACCGAACCCGGTTTCAAAGGCGATACCGCAAGCGGCAGCAGCAAACCCGCGACGCTGGAGTCAGGCGTTACCGTAAAAGTGCCTTTTCACTTAAATGAGGGAGATGTAATCAAGGTAGATACAAGGACCGGAGAGTACATCGAGAGGGTAAGATAAGTGTTAGTTGTTTGTAAATTAGCGGTTCGTCATTCCCGTGAAAACGGGAATCCAGAAAATACAAAACTGGATTCCGGCTTAAAGACTGCCGGAATGACAGACAAACAGAGTTTATAAACATACACTAAATAGAATACGAGGAATGAAATGGAACTTGACGAGATAAAAGAGCTGATAGAACTTTTAAAGGACACCGATATCACAGAGCTTCAGATCGAGAGAGAAGGTTCAAAGCTCAAGATCAAGAGGGAAAAGTTTTTATCTTCTTTTGAAGCTGTTTCATCCTTCAGGCCGTCAGCAGCGCCTGCCGCGTCGGAAGCAAAGGCGGAAGCCGCCCCGGAAGAGAAAAAACTGTCGACAATTACATCCCCCATTGTCGGCGTATTCCACAGGTCTCCCGCCCCTGAAGCGCCGCCTTTTGTCGAGGTGGGCAGTACGGTCAAAAAAGGGCAGGTGCTCTGCATTGTCGAGGCAATGAAACTGATGAATGAAATAGAGAGCGATACAGACGGCGTGATCGCGAAAATCCTGATAGAAAACGGACAGCCGGTTGAATACGGCGAGCCGCTCTTCCTCATTGAGCCCGGGGCATGACATTGTTTAAAAAGATCCTCATTGCCAACAGGGGCGAGATAGCCCTCAGGGTCATCAGGGCCTGCCGCGAGCTCGACATCCCAACCGTTGCTGTTTATTCCGAGGCAGACAAAGATTCCCTTCATGTGAGATTAGCGGATGAGGCGATCTGCATTGGCCCTGCTTCATCATCGCAAAGTTATTTAAAGATCCCCGCAATCATCAGCGCCGCGGAGATAACCGATTCAGAGGCGATCCATCCTGGCTACGGCTTCCTTTCCGAGAACCCGCATTTCGTAGAGGCCTGCACTGCTTCACGAATTACCTTCATCGGCCCATCAGCGGAGAACATCCGCACAGGCGGCGACAAGTCACGCGCAAGACAATTGATGAAGAGAAAGGGCATACCGGTTGTGCCCGGAAGCGACGGCCCTGTAAGAGACGAAGATGAGGCGCTTAAGAACGCAAAAAAGATCGGCTTCCCTGTCATTCTCAAGGCGTCGGCAGGCGGAGGCGGGCGCGGGATGAGGATAGTGCAGGAGGAAAAAGACCTCTCCTCTCTTTACCACATGGCGCAGAAAGAGGCGTTCGCCGCGTTTGGGAACGGCGACATGTACATTGAAAAATACATCCCGGAGATGCGTCATATAGAGGTCCAGATCCTTGCCGATAACAAGGGGGGCATGGTCTATCTTGGAGAAAGAGACTGCTCTATCCAGAGGAGGCACCAGAAGCTTATCGAGGAGGCCCCCTATTTTTTAGCGACTGCGAAATTCAGAAAGAAGGTCGGCGAGGCCGCGATAAAGGCCGCAAGGGCGATGAGGTACAGGAACGCCGGGACCATTGAATTTATCCTCGACAAGGACGAACAGATATATTTCATGGAGGTGAACACGAGGATACAGGTAGAGCATCCCGTCACCGAAATGATAACCGGCATTGACATCATCAAAGAACAGATAAAGATAGCGGCAGGCGCGACACTGCCTTTTAAACAGAACGAGATAAAATTTTCAGGGCACAGCATGGAATGCAGGATAAACGCCGAGGACCCGGAAAAGTTTATTCCCTCGCCGGGAAAGATCACTTTGTTCATCCCGCCCGGAGGACAAGGGGTAAGGGTGGACACCGCCGCTTATTCAGGATGGGTTGTTCCCGCGCACTATGATTCACTCATCGCCAAGTTGATAGTTCACGGCAAAGACCGTGCGGAGGCGGTTGTAAAAATGAAAAGGGCATTAAAGGAATTCATAGTCGAGGGCATCAAGACAACGATCCCGTTTCATCTGAAGATTCTTGATAACCCCGACTTCATCAGCGGCAATTTCAATACCCATTTTCTTGAGAAGGTCGGTTAGCAGTTCAAAGATTGTCATGCTGAACTTGTTTCAGCATCTGTAAACCCAATGATAAGAGACCCTGAAACCAGTTCAGAGTGGCAGTGAAAATTGAAAAAGCTCTTCTCCAAAAATAACCCCCTCTATCTTATCACCGACAGAACGTTATCAGGACTCTCCCATACACAAATAGTCAGGCAGGCAATTGCCGCTGGCATCAGGACAATTCAACTGCGTGAGAAGCAGATGACGAAGAAAGAACTTTATCATGAGGCCCTTTCCCTGCGTGAGCTTACGAGAAAATATAAAGCTACATTCATCATTAACGATTACATTGACATCGCCCTCGCCGCAGATGCCGACGGCGTCCATCTCGGACAGGATGACATGCCTGTCGAAGAAGCCAGAAGAATAATGGGCAGGAAAAAGATCATCGGCGTCTCAACACACAGTTTGAAACAGGCGCTCAAGGCGCAGGAGGCAGGCGCGGATTACATCGGCTTCGGCCCTATGTTTCCTACCTCAACAAAAGACGCCGGTTCTTCCAAAGGGCTGAGGAAGCTGAGTGAAGTCAGAGAACATATCAATATCCCCATCGTCGCCATCGGCGGAATTAGTCCCAATAATGTTCCTTCCGTATTAGAAGCCGGAGCAGACGCTGTTGCTGTCATGTCGGCAATTTTAAAAGGGGATGTTAGGAAGAATACGGAGAAGTTTTTGTCTGCGATTAAAATAAGAAGGGCATAGCTTTATTCATTCCCGGATTATTTTTACAAGTTTTGCCATGCCTCATCCTCTTCTGGCATAAGCCAGTCTTTTTTGAGAGAGGATTCACTTGCAATTGCTGTATCAAGTTTTTCTTTTCTTATTGCCATAAGAAAATTATAACAGATATTAAATCATGTATATTTTCCTTGCTTTTCCAAATTGTGCTTTGTATTATTAAACACCAATCCAAAACATCAGGGAGATTCTTTATATTGTGCTCGCACATAAAGAATGCGTTGTAATAAAAGGCTGTTAGCAAATCAAAAAAATTCAGCAAATTAAAGATAAATATTTTTAAATATTGTGCTATACGAAAGAAATATCCATCTTTAATTTATAAAGTTTGGAGTAACGATTGTGCAGGCAAAAGAAACTAAACTACAAGACATCATTGAAGGGACAAAACAGTACGTTATTCCGCTTTTTCAGCGGACGTACAGTTGGACAAATAAAGAGTGGGAAATTTTATGGAAAGACCTTATTGAACTTTGTGAAGCTGATAACCCACGGACACATTTCATTGGCTCAATTGTAAATATGCCGACAGTTTCAGTCCCAGAGGGCGTTGCAAAGTTCTTATTAATTGACGGGCAACAACGGTTGACTACAATCTTTATACTACTGACTCTCTTGAGAAATAAAGCCAGAGAGAGCCAACGCCAAGAATTTGCTGAGGAGATCAATAATACTTTGCTTGTCAACCCATACAAAAAGGATAATGACTTTTTTAAGCTAATGCCTACGCAGGTAGACAGAGAAACATACAAGAACCTTATTAACGGAAAACCAAATGAAGCCGACAATCAACTTACAAGGGCGTATTCATTTTTTGACAAGAAACTCAAGCAGCTTCAACTTGAGCACGAGAAGCTAAAGAAAATAATCACGAGTTATTTTTCTGTTGTAAGCATTGTTCTTGATGCAGATGATAACCCATATTTGGTTTTTGAAAGCCTGAACGCAAAAGGAAGACCGCTGACACAGGCTGACCTAATACGAAACTACTTCTTTATGCGCATTCACGTAGATAAACAGGAAGCAGTTTACAATGACTATTGGCAGCCCATGCAGACTGGCCTCAATGATAATCTTACGGAGTACATCAGACACTTTTTAATGAGAGGTGGCAGCATCGTAAAGCAATCTGACGTTTATTATGCTCTCAAAGAAAATGTGTCAACGACTAATGCAATTGACTACCTAACGGAGTTGCAGCGATTTTCGGTTTATTACCAGCGTCTGATTTATCCAGAATTTGAACCCGAAGAAGACTTGCAAAAGTATTTCCGCAGATTCAACAGAATTGAAGTAACAACGGCGTATCCGTTTCTTCTGAATTTGTATGGAATCTATAGTGAGAACAACATCAGCAAGGGTGACTTCATTAATATTCTAAAGATACTGGAGAATTATCTCATTCGTAGGTTTGTCTGCAATATACCAACGAATCAACTCAATAAAATATTCCCGACAGTTTATCCTCAATTGCTTGCCAAGTATCCCGGCAACTTTGTTGAAGGTGTTAAAACAATCTTCCAGAGCAAGGGCTATCCAAAAGACAATGAATTTTCCTTACGGTTTAAAGAAACAAAGTTTTATGGCGCCGGTGATCGGCAAATAAAAACCAAACTAATTCTTGAAACCCTTGAAGAAAACTATGCCCATAAAGAAGCTGTGCCGTTTGACAACTTAACCATTGAGCATATAATGCCGCAAACTCTCTCTGAGTGGTGGCAGAATCACTTAGGCACAGAGTGGGAAGAAACACATGAGTTGTTTTTACATACGATTGGCAATTTAACTCTGACAGCCTACAATACCGAGCTATCAAACGACGATTTCGGAACCAAGAAACAGACATACAACGACAGCCATTTAGAACTTAACAAATATTTCACAAATTTACCCTCATGGACTCGGACAGAAATTGAGAGACGAGCAGAAGCATTATCAAAACAAGCCCTTGAAATATGGAGCTACTTCGGGCAGGAAGACTCTTCACAATCTGAATTACAGGAAGTTACTGGTACAACTCCAACAGGCCTAAGAATATTAGGACAGCAGTTTCGAGTCCAATCGTGGAGGGATGTTTTAGAGCAAACTCTAAACACTGTTGCTGACCTTGAACCAGAGAAGTTTGATGTGATCGCTCATAATTTCCCTCGCTACTTAGGCAAGGATAAGAATAAATTCAGGGCAATCCGACAGCTACAAAACGATTATTTTGTTGAAGTTAATTTATCAGCTCAAAGCATACAGAAATTTTGTTATCAGGCAATGGAAACAATAGAACTTACTTCTGAAGAATGGAATGTAACAATAACATAAAAAGTCAATCACTTATAATGCCTCCTGTTGTCAAGGGGGCAAGGAAAGCTTGAAGAGCAAAAGTGCGTAAGCGCATTAGTATAGAAAACAATTTATGCAATCCCCGACCTCTTAGCCGTCAGAGACTTTTATTTGTTATAATTCAGTTATCAATGAGAGAGGAGGAAATATGAATACATACAAATTTTCAGTGGTGATTGAAAAAGACAGTGATGGGTATTTTGTGCTTTGTTCTGAACTTACTATTGATATGCTAAACTATAAATTATCAAGATATAGAAGAGGATATTATGTCTAAGGTTGGAGAACAGATTCTTGCGGAAGCCTTGAAATTGCCACCGGTGGAGCGGGCAGAACTAATTGAAAATCTTTTTTTCAGCTTTGAGTTCCCTTCCCGAAAAATTATTGACGATTTGTGGGCACAGGAAGTCGAAAGCCGTATTGATGCATTCGAGCGTGGCGAGATAACGGCAATTCCAGCAGAAGAAGTATTCGAAAAAATAGAAAAACTTAAAGGATAATGAAAATCAGATTTTTTGCTCCCGCAGAAGCTGAATTTCTGGATGCCGTTTCATACTACAATACGCAGAGCGAGGGGCTTGGATATGAATTTGCTGCGGAAGTCAATAGAACGATTCAACGAATTATTCAGTATCCCGCAGCCTGGGCCAAACTTTCGGAACGTACCCGTCGTTGCAGAACAAATAAATTCCCATATGGTGTTATCTATCAGGTTAGAGATGAAACTTTATTCATTGTCGCAGTAATGCATTTGAGTCGAGAACCACAAACATGGAAATCACGCCTCCTATGATGAATATAAATATGTGGCTGGGATGAACAAATATGTTGATAAAAATCTGATAGAGAAAAAGCTCCGCAGGATTGAAGATTTCCTCAGAGAACTTGATACCGTACAAGTGGAAGAAGTTCAATAATCTAACAAATCTCCCCTGCCCCCTCTTTTTCAAAGAGGGGAAAAATTCATCCAACTCTTTTATACAATTCTCCGCTTTAATTTGTTACAATTTCTCCGCTATGTTTCTTCAGTAGATACAATCCAGATATCAATGAGAGAGAACAGGACATGAAACGGTTTATGCGGTGATGGAGGGACCTCTGGACAGTCCTACTTCATGACCTGGTTCAGTTCAAATATCGGCAGGAGGACTGCCACGACAATAAATCCGACCAGCAGCCCCATTGTCAGGATGAGGACCGGCTCTAATAATCCGATAGCGCCCCGGAGTTTTCTGTCAAATTCAGCTTCATAAGATTCCGCCGTCTTCATCAGGACCTCAGGCAGTCTGCCTGTCTGCTCTCCGGTGGAGATGATCTGCAAAATGGTCGGAGGAAATCCTTCAAGGCTGCTTGAGAGCTTGGCGCCCTGCGATATTACTTCCTGCGCGGACATGATTTTATTTTCCAGAACTACATTGCCTGTTGCCTTTGCGGTCAGCTTCATCGCGTTTAATATCGGCAGCCCGCCTGACAGGAGAAACCCCATTGTCATGGTGAAGCGAAGCATGTAAAGCCCCATGAGGATGCCTGTCGGTTCTTTAAGGAGCAGGCCGTCGATCAGCTCCTTTTTATTTTTCCTGACCCACCTGTATAACATCACGACTCCGGCTGCAAGCAGCAGGAGCAGCCACCAGAAATTTTTAAAGACAGAGCTTATCCAGATGAGCACGACAGTGATGAACGGCAGGGAGGCTGAGGTGTCCTCGAATATCTTTGTTATCTTCGGTATGACAAACGTGAAAAGGAAGATCAGGATCATTACGCTCACGCACGCCATAAAAATGGGATATATGAGGGCTGTCTGGACTTTGCTTTTTACATTGTTTTCGTTTTCGAGATAGTCGGCGAGCTTCATCAGGACCTCCG includes these proteins:
- a CDS encoding type II secretion system F family protein; translated protein: MPIFKYRGYDANGTVIDGAIEADGQKDAALKIKTKGIFPKEISESVSRQKLLFKRLSPAVLASITRRLSTLLSSGVTLIDAIGSLASEQKGAWKNLLIDIKDRLSGGASLARAMQAHPDIFPDFYTGMVTAGESSGKLTEVLMKLADYLENENNVKSKVQTALIYPIFMACVSVMILIFLFTFVIPKITKIFEDTSASLPFITVVLIWISSVFKNFWWLLLLLAAGVVMLYRWVRKNKKELIDGLLLKEPTGILMGLYMLRFTMTMGFLLSGGLPILNAMKLTAKATGNVVLENKIMSAQEVISQGAKLSSSLEGFPPTILQIISTGEQTGRLPEVLMKTAESYEAEFDRKLRGAIGLLEPVLILTMGLLVGFIVVAVLLPIFELNQVMK